A genome region from Maridesulfovibrio salexigens DSM 2638 includes the following:
- a CDS encoding flagellin, with product MSLVINHNLMAMNASRNLQESYGNLGVSTRRLSSGLRVGTAADDAAGLAIRELMRADIKSLNQGIRNANDAISMIQTADGALGVIDEKLIRMKELATQAATGTYNSDQRLIIDSEYQAMASEITRIANATDFNGIHLLNGNVSGTHSGAGLESSGKIKVHFGTANDSAEDYYYVSIGTSTASALGVGIAANNSISTQALAQESLDKLNKAIISKDKIRANLGALQNRLENTITNLSIQAENVQAAESRISDVDVATEMTEFTRNQILTQSAVAMLSQANSMPRMAMQLIG from the coding sequence ATGTCTTTAGTAATTAACCACAACTTGATGGCGATGAATGCCTCGCGCAACTTGCAAGAATCATATGGTAACCTCGGTGTATCAACCCGTCGCCTGTCTTCAGGTCTTCGCGTTGGAACCGCGGCTGACGATGCTGCAGGCCTCGCAATTCGCGAACTTATGCGCGCTGACATCAAGTCACTCAACCAGGGTATCCGTAACGCCAACGATGCAATTTCAATGATCCAGACCGCTGACGGCGCTCTCGGTGTTATTGATGAAAAGCTCATTCGTATGAAGGAACTTGCAACTCAGGCCGCAACCGGTACCTACAACTCTGACCAGCGTCTGATCATCGACTCCGAATATCAGGCAATGGCTTCAGAAATTACCCGTATTGCGAATGCTACTGACTTTAACGGCATTCACCTGCTTAATGGTAACGTATCCGGAACCCACAGTGGAGCCGGCTTAGAGTCTTCTGGTAAGATCAAGGTTCACTTTGGTACTGCTAACGACTCAGCAGAAGACTACTACTATGTTTCCATTGGCACTTCCACAGCATCAGCACTTGGTGTTGGGATTGCGGCAAACAACTCCATTTCTACTCAGGCTCTGGCGCAGGAATCTCTGGATAAGCTGAACAAGGCTATTATCTCCAAGGATAAGATCCGCGCGAACCTCGGTGCTCTCCAGAACAGACTGGAAAACACCATTACCAACCTGTCTATCCAGGCAGAAAACGTTCAGGCTGCGGAATCCCGCATCTCCGACGTTGACGTTGCAACTGAAATGACTGAGTTCACCCGTAACCAGATCCTGACCCAGTCCGCAGTGGCTATGCTCTCGCAGGCTAACAGCATGCCCAGAATGGCAATGCAGCTTATCGGTTAA
- the tsaB gene encoding tRNA (adenosine(37)-N6)-threonylcarbamoyltransferase complex dimerization subunit type 1 TsaB, with the protein MTFTTEKEELLLAINGTEETLQIILARREEDEEAFSLLEAKKLVVPGRSVNFMLPSVRDSLNLFGYEARDITRIAITAGPGSFTGLRLTFAAAAGISAGSGCPVAALDYLPILAKGGALVSGMPVWAVTHSRRMQVYLQGFEAITDNGHLTAITPPLPVPVQEAVKVILSYKQKQAALLGSGLIKNKAFFDEFLAEHSQYSAMPERFNIPTEQDVIEAAAHAEYSDTMPMPMYLRGSDAEENLEAITKKSGISLEMAKERLKNITPR; encoded by the coding sequence ATGACTTTTACAACAGAAAAAGAAGAACTCCTGCTGGCGATTAACGGCACGGAGGAAACATTACAGATAATACTGGCCCGCCGGGAAGAAGATGAAGAAGCATTCTCCTTACTGGAAGCCAAAAAACTGGTTGTACCGGGACGTTCGGTCAACTTTATGCTCCCGTCTGTTCGGGATTCCCTGAATCTCTTTGGATACGAAGCCAGAGATATCACCCGAATTGCCATTACCGCAGGACCAGGAAGCTTCACCGGGCTCCGCCTTACCTTTGCTGCCGCAGCAGGCATTTCCGCCGGAAGCGGTTGTCCCGTAGCTGCTCTGGATTACCTGCCGATACTCGCAAAAGGAGGAGCTCTTGTAAGTGGAATGCCCGTATGGGCGGTCACCCATTCACGGAGAATGCAGGTATACCTGCAAGGCTTTGAAGCAATCACTGACAATGGTCATTTGACTGCCATTACCCCGCCACTTCCGGTTCCAGTTCAGGAAGCAGTAAAAGTAATCCTTTCATATAAACAGAAGCAGGCTGCTCTTCTCGGTAGTGGACTGATCAAAAACAAAGCTTTCTTTGACGAGTTTCTGGCTGAACATTCCCAATATTCAGCCATGCCGGAAAGATTCAACATTCCTACCGAACAAGATGTAATTGAAGCAGCGGCGCATGCCGAATATTCAGACACAATGCCGATGCCCATGTATTTACGCGGCTCAGATGCAGAGGAAAACCTTGAAGCCATAACCAAAAAAAGTGGAATTTCCCTTGAAATGGCAAAAGAACGACTCAAGAACATTACGCCCCGTTAA
- the rseP gene encoding RIP metalloprotease RseP, whose product MSWIVDFILVLGGLIFFHELGHFLAARMLGIGVKTFSLGFGPRLAGFTWGATNYRLSLIPLGGYVSLAGEERDMTEDNGFNDKELFMNRPPWHRMIVVAAGPLFNFVLAWVIFWGIIISNGQMGLAPTVGKLQPDSPALHAGIEVGDNVLSIQGHNIIFWSDLAETIQSSQSDTLNFVIERDGSTKEIAIKPQVQELKNIFGETIRRPVVGIVASGDSKTIEMNGIDGAVAAAEQTWNVTKLICTSIVKMVERVVPMDSIGGPIMIAQAIKQQSERGLLELLQFTAFISINLGLLNLLPIPVLDGGHLLFFSLETVMRRPLNEKLQAVATKIGLIFLLCLMAFAIINDLTREALK is encoded by the coding sequence ATGTCTTGGATAGTTGATTTTATTCTGGTCCTCGGCGGACTGATCTTTTTCCATGAACTTGGCCATTTCCTTGCAGCCCGTATGCTCGGCATCGGTGTGAAGACTTTTTCACTGGGCTTCGGCCCAAGGCTGGCCGGTTTCACATGGGGAGCCACCAACTACCGCCTTTCCCTGATCCCTCTTGGCGGATACGTAAGTCTTGCCGGTGAAGAACGGGACATGACCGAAGACAACGGATTCAATGATAAAGAACTTTTCATGAACCGTCCCCCGTGGCACCGCATGATCGTGGTTGCCGCCGGTCCTTTATTCAACTTTGTCCTTGCATGGGTTATTTTCTGGGGAATCATCATCAGCAACGGCCAGATGGGACTTGCCCCCACAGTAGGTAAATTACAGCCGGACAGCCCGGCCCTGCATGCCGGAATAGAAGTCGGAGATAACGTCCTTTCTATCCAAGGACACAATATTATCTTTTGGTCCGATCTTGCTGAGACAATCCAGAGCAGTCAGTCCGACACCCTTAATTTTGTTATTGAAAGAGACGGCAGCACCAAAGAGATTGCAATTAAGCCGCAGGTTCAAGAACTTAAAAACATTTTTGGTGAAACTATCCGCAGACCTGTGGTCGGCATTGTAGCTTCCGGCGATTCCAAAACAATAGAAATGAACGGAATCGATGGTGCTGTAGCTGCTGCAGAGCAAACATGGAACGTCACCAAACTGATCTGCACAAGTATCGTTAAAATGGTTGAACGGGTCGTGCCTATGGATTCCATCGGCGGACCTATCATGATTGCGCAAGCCATCAAACAACAGTCCGAACGCGGCCTGCTGGAACTGCTCCAGTTCACAGCATTCATCAGCATCAACCTCGGTCTGCTCAACCTGTTACCCATACCGGTACTTGATGGCGGTCACTTACTCTTCTTCAGCCTTGAAACAGTAATGCGCCGCCCCCTGAATGAAAAACTTCAGGCTGTAGCAACCAAAATAGGCTTGATTTTCCTGCTCTGCCTCATGGCTTTTGCCATTATCAATGACCTGACCCGAGAAGCATTAAAATAA
- a CDS encoding 1-deoxy-D-xylulose-5-phosphate reductoisomerase, with the protein MQTYISPWPAKATLPDFPRSISILGSTGSIGTSTLKVIEQHPDLFKVTALAGARNAKLLAEQAIKHRPQYLAVLNDEAAAELKSLLPADYKPEILTGPSAYITLAELEEVSVVLSSIVGAAGFEPTLAAAKKGKMIALANKESLVLGGHIIRDECHRTGATILPVDSEHNALFQGLAGHDGEEVSRLILTASGGPFRGKSKEFLETVTREQALAHPNWDMGAKISIDSATLMNKGLEFIEACHLYGLPPEQVDVVVHPQSIIHSLVEYVDGSQLGHLGVPDMQIPIAFCMCFPQRVPLKLKQLNLAEVGTLTFEKPDLEVFPCLKHAADSFSAGQSHPIVLNAANEVAVDLFLKEKIRFLDIPAIIGKALESHAGCDVSEAGAVLELDIKTRRDVMESIV; encoded by the coding sequence TTGCAAACATATATTTCCCCATGGCCGGCAAAAGCGACATTACCGGATTTCCCCAGATCAATTTCCATTCTGGGCAGCACCGGCTCTATCGGAACCAGCACCCTTAAGGTAATTGAGCAGCACCCGGATCTTTTCAAGGTAACCGCCCTTGCCGGAGCAAGAAATGCAAAGCTGCTGGCAGAGCAGGCTATTAAACATCGCCCCCAGTACCTGGCTGTACTTAACGATGAAGCTGCTGCTGAACTGAAAAGCCTGCTTCCTGCTGATTACAAACCGGAAATCCTGACCGGGCCTTCCGCTTACATCACCCTTGCTGAACTGGAAGAAGTGTCTGTTGTCCTTTCATCCATTGTCGGGGCCGCAGGTTTTGAGCCCACTCTTGCCGCTGCCAAGAAAGGAAAAATGATAGCTCTTGCAAACAAGGAATCCCTTGTGCTCGGCGGCCATATCATCCGCGATGAATGCCACCGCACCGGTGCAACCATCCTTCCGGTAGACTCTGAGCATAACGCACTTTTTCAGGGGCTTGCCGGACACGATGGCGAAGAAGTAAGCAGACTTATTCTGACAGCTTCCGGCGGACCGTTCCGTGGCAAATCAAAAGAATTTCTCGAAACAGTAACACGCGAACAGGCTCTGGCCCACCCCAACTGGGACATGGGCGCAAAAATCAGCATTGATTCCGCAACCCTCATGAATAAGGGGCTGGAATTCATTGAAGCCTGCCACCTCTACGGCCTGCCGCCGGAACAGGTGGATGTTGTGGTTCACCCCCAGTCCATAATCCACTCTTTGGTTGAGTATGTGGACGGTTCACAGCTTGGACACCTTGGCGTACCGGACATGCAGATCCCCATTGCTTTCTGCATGTGCTTCCCCCAGCGCGTCCCCTTGAAGCTCAAACAGCTGAACCTCGCAGAGGTAGGCACCCTGACCTTTGAAAAGCCGGATCTTGAAGTCTTCCCCTGCCTGAAACATGCAGCGGATTCTTTCTCAGCCGGACAGAGTCATCCTATTGTCCTCAACGCAGCAAATGAAGTAGCGGTCGACCTTTTCCTGAAAGAAAAGATCCGCTTTCTGGACATTCCGGCCATTATCGGCAAGGCACTGGAAAGCCATGCCGGATGTGATGTAAGCGAAGCTGGAGCAGTCCTTGAACTGGATATCAAAACCAGACGAGATGTGATGGAATCCATCGTCTAA
- a CDS encoding phosphatidate cytidylyltransferase: protein MSLSSLQKRIITSLLLVAALATALIMGGPVLTGGLAIFCTIALYEFYAMFWQDKSHLASRIVGMAAGAGIILTSATVSPVWMLLIMLGAFWLFNFRFLFSYSAKPDQATYLDSLILFAGLVYVPVTMQFMTSMSSWEILFVLLAASSSDTAAFYAGTFFGKKKIWPQISPKKSWAGSIGGMTGCIICCTVFGHFFGHAPTLYWIALAIMLNIASQMGDFFESALKRKLQIKDSGKILPGHGGVLDRIDSLVLALPVYILARQIHSFF, encoded by the coding sequence ATGTCCCTAAGCAGCCTTCAAAAACGAATTATCACTTCCCTGCTCCTGGTAGCAGCCCTTGCAACAGCCCTGATCATGGGGGGACCGGTCTTAACCGGCGGGCTGGCTATATTCTGCACCATCGCTCTCTATGAATTCTATGCCATGTTCTGGCAGGACAAATCACACCTCGCATCTAGAATTGTCGGAATGGCCGCTGGAGCTGGTATAATCCTTACTTCCGCTACAGTTTCTCCGGTCTGGATGCTTTTGATCATGCTGGGAGCTTTCTGGCTGTTCAATTTCCGGTTCCTGTTTTCATATAGTGCAAAACCTGATCAGGCGACCTATCTGGACAGCCTGATACTCTTTGCAGGACTGGTATACGTCCCCGTTACCATGCAGTTCATGACCTCCATGAGCAGCTGGGAAATTCTTTTCGTTCTCCTTGCCGCTTCTTCTTCTGACACTGCCGCCTTCTATGCCGGAACTTTCTTCGGTAAGAAGAAAATCTGGCCCCAGATCAGCCCCAAAAAATCATGGGCCGGGTCTATTGGCGGAATGACCGGATGCATCATCTGCTGTACCGTGTTCGGACACTTTTTCGGACATGCACCGACCCTATACTGGATTGCTCTTGCGATAATGCTCAACATAGCTTCCCAGATGGGAGACTTTTTCGAATCAGCTCTTAAAAGAAAACTCCAAATTAAAGATTCCGGAAAAATCCTTCCGGGGCACGGTGGAGTACTGGACCGGATCGACAGCCTTGTGCTCGCTCTTCCCGTATATATTCTGGCAAGACAAATTCACTCTTTCTTCTAA
- a CDS encoding HD family phosphohydrolase — MSSGLEELHDLLENALVDLQGTDCHEAVSKLSQDITTAFAKSSDAKEDLVERLTEIGLALSGETRLERLLEMIVDEARVLTRADAGTLYIVDSESRKLEFSILQNDTMQVRMGGTSGNEITLPPVSLYTSGNNPNKSNVSSYCALTGETINIADVYEAEGFDFTGPRKYDAATGYRSKSMLVLALKNHEQDIIGVLQLLNALDEEGEIIGFSSDVVDIVGSLASQAAIALTNAQLIQGLKDLLYSVIQSIAAAIDAKSPYTNGHIERVVTITMMIADKVNSIQEGKYADVHFTDDELEELKLAAWMHDVGKISIPEHVVDKSTKLQTIFDRSQMVDARFRLISETIKNRQLEETIAALKNGVGQAELVDIEMRYAVELEQAEEDRQFINSCNIPKEFMSDERIARVMGIASRTFESNGETFNWLTEDEVKNLCIRKGTLTDKEREVIESHAAITHEMLSRLPFPKRLSRVPEYAAGHHEKLDGSGYPNGVAGNNLPLQARIMAVADIFEALTAKDRPYKKPMKLSQAIKILGFMVKDKHIDEDVCQLFIDSGLYLDYAKAELDPSQLEENN; from the coding sequence TTGTCTTCGGGGTTAGAAGAACTACATGATCTTTTGGAAAATGCATTAGTTGATTTGCAGGGGACTGATTGCCATGAAGCAGTAAGTAAGCTGAGTCAGGATATTACAACTGCTTTCGCTAAAAGTTCCGATGCAAAAGAAGATCTTGTCGAACGGTTGACTGAGATCGGCTTAGCGCTTTCTGGGGAGACCAGGCTTGAGCGTTTGCTGGAGATGATTGTTGATGAGGCACGTGTTTTGACTCGGGCGGATGCCGGGACTCTCTACATTGTTGACAGCGAAAGCCGTAAACTTGAATTTTCCATTCTTCAAAATGATACCATGCAGGTTCGGATGGGCGGAACCAGCGGAAATGAGATAACCCTGCCTCCGGTTTCTCTTTATACTTCAGGTAATAATCCTAACAAATCCAACGTTTCCTCATATTGCGCTTTGACCGGTGAAACAATCAATATTGCAGATGTTTATGAGGCCGAAGGTTTTGATTTTACCGGACCTCGCAAATATGACGCTGCTACCGGTTACCGTTCCAAATCCATGCTTGTGCTGGCTTTGAAAAATCACGAGCAGGATATCATCGGAGTGTTGCAATTACTCAATGCTCTGGATGAGGAAGGCGAGATTATCGGGTTTTCGTCAGATGTCGTGGACATTGTAGGTTCATTGGCTTCGCAGGCAGCTATAGCTTTGACCAACGCCCAGCTGATTCAGGGACTTAAAGACCTTCTTTACTCGGTAATCCAGAGTATTGCCGCAGCCATTGATGCCAAGTCTCCTTATACTAATGGACATATTGAGCGGGTTGTGACCATTACTATGATGATTGCCGATAAGGTTAATTCCATTCAAGAAGGTAAATATGCGGATGTGCACTTTACCGATGATGAATTGGAGGAGTTAAAACTGGCCGCATGGATGCATGATGTGGGCAAGATATCCATCCCGGAACATGTGGTAGACAAGTCCACCAAATTACAAACTATTTTTGATCGTTCTCAAATGGTGGACGCGCGGTTCAGGCTTATTTCCGAGACCATCAAAAACAGGCAGCTTGAGGAAACTATTGCCGCTCTGAAAAACGGTGTTGGTCAGGCAGAGCTGGTTGATATAGAAATGCGTTATGCCGTTGAGCTGGAGCAGGCTGAAGAAGATCGGCAGTTTATCAATTCCTGTAATATTCCTAAAGAGTTTATGTCTGATGAGCGCATTGCAAGGGTTATGGGGATTGCTTCCCGTACCTTTGAAAGCAATGGCGAAACTTTCAACTGGCTGACCGAGGATGAGGTTAAAAACCTATGCATCCGAAAAGGAACCCTGACAGACAAGGAACGTGAAGTTATCGAGAGTCATGCAGCAATTACGCATGAAATGCTATCGCGGCTTCCATTTCCCAAGAGGCTTTCCCGTGTTCCTGAATATGCAGCAGGACATCACGAGAAATTGGATGGTTCGGGATATCCCAATGGAGTGGCCGGAAATAATCTTCCTTTGCAGGCAAGAATTATGGCCGTTGCTGATATTTTTGAAGCTCTGACAGCTAAGGACAGGCCATATAAGAAGCCGATGAAACTTTCGCAGGCGATTAAGATTTTGGGATTTATGGTCAAAGATAAGCACATTGACGAAGATGTCTGTCAGCTCTTCATCGATTCCGGTCTATACTTGGATTACGCCAAGGCTGAGCTTGATCCTTCGCAATTGGAAGAAAATAATTAA
- a CDS encoding SH3 domain-containing protein, with the protein MSLRLFSGLIICLITCLLVVGCVPKKNTQNNAVQTTVRTETVVVTPIVTGSTLVKSNVREVSSSKADIVDILAKNTQVELIGKNGNWYKVKRVDGSGQPGFIYHKLINLDFGNYLGTRGRNKEKTVVYQSPSINSPSVRIISPQTTFDIMGIENNFYLIKGEDFEGYAPTKVCVADPLSPIAKTETRTISGKIVPEDAGAPCPTPVKSKTSLIAEPKTEKNKIRTSSRTRKKTTVKKSSSGQSAGAALFGAFAQALLTGGSGGTAPNKSGVPVQSSNDQLKEILKSVSVGKELAAKTVEIREQMLQALNETRALQSLVGATVVAMNDNYKVAADTARGVSTTGMKKISIKAFIKDLSYEPTDSIEGAAVKIAQNGKMLRALETKIKSEAAEFSNLNAQQIQKLDSVINSFSNNLHASNALYDFSIDKANSVILRIDRAINAYDEKAGPMAAEATKQAGVIALATAELVSIIGNAQNDPVRALTALPRLMEIQEDLTTLGTLFSDFQADYEYIEENSAVISGQGKEISKIIMTARRKNTQITTLLESYYQNKLDLSNRLKNQMASQTAQGFKTVEKKAASVALAEDMLD; encoded by the coding sequence ATGTCATTAAGATTGTTTTCCGGCCTGATAATCTGCTTGATAACTTGCCTGCTTGTAGTGGGATGTGTTCCCAAAAAAAACACTCAAAATAATGCGGTGCAAACGACAGTAAGAACTGAGACCGTTGTTGTAACACCAATCGTAACAGGTAGCACTCTTGTAAAAAGCAACGTGCGGGAAGTTTCATCTTCAAAGGCAGATATCGTAGATATTCTTGCTAAAAACACACAAGTGGAGCTTATCGGCAAAAACGGCAACTGGTACAAGGTTAAACGCGTGGATGGAAGCGGTCAGCCCGGTTTCATTTACCACAAGCTGATCAATCTGGATTTCGGTAATTATCTCGGAACGAGAGGAAGAAATAAAGAAAAGACAGTCGTCTACCAATCTCCTAGCATAAATTCTCCCAGCGTTCGCATCATTTCACCTCAAACGACCTTTGATATCATGGGGATTGAGAATAATTTTTACTTAATCAAAGGTGAAGACTTCGAAGGCTACGCTCCCACAAAAGTATGTGTAGCCGATCCCCTCAGTCCTATAGCTAAAACCGAAACCAGAACTATCTCAGGAAAGATTGTTCCGGAAGATGCCGGTGCCCCCTGTCCGACTCCCGTGAAAAGTAAGACTTCCCTAATTGCCGAACCTAAGACCGAAAAAAACAAAATCAGGACCAGCAGCCGGACCAGAAAAAAAACCACAGTCAAGAAAAGTAGCAGCGGGCAAAGCGCCGGAGCTGCCTTGTTTGGAGCTTTTGCTCAGGCACTACTGACTGGAGGCAGCGGAGGGACGGCGCCAAACAAAAGCGGTGTTCCTGTGCAATCTTCCAACGACCAGCTCAAAGAAATTCTCAAAAGCGTTAGCGTCGGTAAAGAACTGGCAGCTAAGACAGTTGAAATCCGTGAACAAATGCTGCAAGCCTTGAATGAAACACGTGCTCTGCAATCGCTGGTGGGCGCAACGGTTGTAGCAATGAATGACAACTACAAAGTAGCTGCGGACACTGCCAGAGGTGTAAGCACTACCGGAATGAAAAAGATATCCATCAAAGCCTTTATCAAGGACCTTTCATATGAACCGACAGACTCAATTGAAGGAGCAGCAGTAAAAATAGCTCAAAACGGCAAGATGCTCAGGGCTCTCGAAACTAAGATTAAATCTGAAGCTGCTGAATTTTCGAATCTCAATGCCCAGCAGATCCAAAAACTTGATTCGGTTATCAATTCATTTTCAAACAACCTGCATGCATCTAATGCCCTTTATGATTTCAGTATAGACAAAGCCAACAGTGTAATTCTGCGAATCGACAGGGCTATTAATGCCTATGATGAAAAAGCCGGACCTATGGCAGCAGAAGCAACCAAGCAAGCCGGGGTTATCGCCCTTGCTACTGCAGAACTCGTCTCAATCATCGGCAACGCTCAAAACGACCCCGTTCGGGCACTTACAGCTTTGCCACGCTTGATGGAAATTCAGGAAGATCTGACAACTCTTGGAACCCTATTTTCGGACTTTCAAGCTGACTATGAATATATTGAAGAAAACTCGGCTGTTATAAGCGGGCAAGGTAAAGAGATCAGTAAAATCATCATGACAGCACGTAGAAAAAACACTCAGATTACTACATTACTGGAATCATACTACCAAAACAAACTGGACCTGAGCAATCGACTTAAAAATCAAATGGCCAGCCAGACTGCTCAAGGATTTAAAACAGTTGAAAAGAAGGCTGCCTCTGTTGCTTTGGCTGAAGACATGTTAGATTAA
- the uppS gene encoding polyprenyl diphosphate synthase, whose translation MMPRHIAVIMDGNGRWAQARGLSRSEGHRAGTEAARNIVTRCRELGIEHLTLYTFSKENWARPKDEISTLFDLLTVFLKKELSSLREQDIRLKVLGELSEFPFGVKQVVAHTIKKTENCKSMTLNLALNYSGRDELVRACKKMITEGVSEDDITEESLSKYLYTAGQPDPDLIIRTSGEQRLSNYLLYQAAYSELYFTDIYWPDFTPAELDKALADFAGRQRRFGKTGEQV comes from the coding sequence ATGATGCCCCGACATATAGCCGTTATTATGGACGGTAATGGACGGTGGGCACAGGCCCGAGGTCTTTCACGCAGTGAAGGTCACCGGGCCGGAACAGAAGCTGCTCGAAACATCGTTACCCGATGCCGTGAACTCGGTATTGAACACCTGACCCTGTACACCTTTTCAAAGGAAAACTGGGCCAGACCGAAAGATGAAATCAGCACGCTTTTCGACCTGCTGACAGTCTTTCTCAAAAAAGAACTGTCCAGCCTGCGAGAGCAGGATATACGCTTGAAAGTATTGGGGGAACTCTCTGAGTTCCCCTTTGGCGTGAAGCAGGTTGTTGCCCACACCATAAAAAAAACGGAAAACTGCAAGTCCATGACACTCAATCTGGCTCTGAATTATTCTGGCCGGGATGAATTGGTACGGGCCTGCAAAAAAATGATAACCGAAGGCGTCAGTGAAGACGATATAACTGAGGAATCCCTGTCCAAGTATCTGTATACTGCCGGACAGCCTGATCCTGACCTGATCATCCGCACCAGCGGCGAGCAGCGTTTATCAAACTACCTGCTCTATCAGGCCGCCTACTCGGAATTATATTTCACAGACATCTACTGGCCGGACTTTACTCCCGCAGAACTGGATAAAGCCCTAGCTGATTTTGCCGGACGGCAAAGAAGATTCGGCAAAACCGGTGAACAAGTATAA
- the frr gene encoding ribosome recycling factor, giving the protein MINEVLADGKKRMEGALTALENDFAKLRTGRAATSLVDNISVDYYGTPTPINQLASVSIPDSRTISIQPWDKGAFPLIDKALQQSDLGLNPVNDGKVLRIAIPPLTEERRKELVKIAKKYTEDSKIAIRNVRRDMNDTLKKLEKDKDISEDEQRKAQDDVQKITDGYVKKCDVACGEKEKEILEI; this is encoded by the coding sequence ATGATTAATGAAGTTCTTGCCGATGGCAAAAAAAGAATGGAAGGCGCACTGACCGCTTTGGAAAACGATTTTGCAAAACTGCGCACAGGTCGCGCGGCCACTTCGCTGGTGGATAATATTTCCGTTGATTACTACGGAACCCCCACTCCCATTAACCAGCTGGCATCCGTTTCCATCCCGGATTCCCGTACCATCTCCATCCAGCCCTGGGACAAAGGTGCTTTTCCCCTTATCGACAAAGCACTGCAACAGTCCGACCTCGGCTTGAACCCCGTTAACGACGGTAAAGTACTGCGCATCGCCATTCCGCCTCTTACCGAGGAACGCCGTAAGGAACTGGTTAAGATCGCTAAAAAGTACACCGAAGATTCCAAGATCGCTATCCGTAACGTTCGTCGCGACATGAACGATACCTTGAAAAAGCTTGAAAAAGACAAGGATATCTCCGAAGACGAACAGCGCAAAGCTCAGGATGATGTTCAGAAGATCACTGATGGTTACGTCAAAAAATGCGACGTTGCATGCGGTGAGAAAGAAAAGGAAATTCTGGAAATCTAA
- the pyrH gene encoding UMP kinase, whose protein sequence is MDKLRYSRVMIKLSGEALAGDQQFGIKPSAISQFAGEIAEVAKKGLQVALVIGGGNIFRGMSDSAKGMDRASADYMGMLATIMNALAVQDALEKLGCDTRVMSAIPMQAVAEPYIRRRAVRHLEKGRVVICAAGTGNPYFTTDTAAALRAMELKTEAIIKATKVDGVYDKDPMKHDDAVKFESITYLETLEKRLGVMDSTATSLAMDNNMPIIVFNLFEKGNIERVVKGEQIGTIVHGG, encoded by the coding sequence ATGGACAAATTGCGCTATTCACGGGTAATGATCAAACTCAGCGGTGAGGCACTCGCAGGAGACCAGCAGTTCGGTATTAAGCCTTCAGCAATCAGCCAGTTCGCAGGTGAAATTGCAGAGGTTGCCAAGAAAGGACTTCAGGTCGCCCTGGTCATCGGCGGCGGTAATATTTTCCGCGGCATGTCTGATTCTGCAAAAGGCATGGATCGCGCTTCCGCCGACTACATGGGAATGCTCGCAACCATCATGAACGCCCTTGCTGTTCAGGATGCTCTTGAAAAGCTGGGATGCGATACACGAGTAATGTCTGCTATTCCCATGCAGGCTGTAGCCGAGCCTTACATCCGCCGCAGGGCCGTACGCCACCTTGAAAAAGGCAGGGTGGTAATTTGTGCAGCCGGTACCGGTAACCCTTATTTCACTACCGATACTGCAGCAGCACTTCGGGCCATGGAACTTAAGACCGAAGCTATCATCAAGGCGACTAAAGTGGACGGTGTCTACGATAAGGACCCGATGAAGCATGACGATGCTGTTAAATTTGAATCTATCACCTACCTTGAAACTCTGGAAAAGAGACTGGGCGTAATGGACTCCACCGCCACTTCACTGGCCATGGACAACAACATGCCCATCATTGTTTTCAACCTTTTCGAAAAAGGAAACATTGAAAGGGTTGTAAAAGGTGAGCAGATCGGAACAATTGTTCACGGAGGATAA